From Rhodamnia argentea isolate NSW1041297 chromosome 10, ASM2092103v1, whole genome shotgun sequence, a single genomic window includes:
- the LOC115730052 gene encoding xylan glycosyltransferase MUCI21-like produces the protein MVQRQRFHQLRKGEPHAFDDEEGHGRKKPKLFYLLLLLSLLSCSFVVVPQLFGSSSHSLYSFGGDREGGREDYNANAPPCSSMSNGTICCDRSGFRSDVCIMKGDVRTHSPSSSVFLYLSKQPGGFDEFISSVHRVAGGHDDEELQHEKIRPYTRKWENIVMDKIDQLDLIVKKDTMGAHHRCDVWHDVPALLFSTGGYTGNLYHEFNDGILPLYITSQHFKKEVVFIILEYHHWWFTKYENIVSRLSNYPPIDFSGDNRTHCFPEAIVGLKIHDEFTVDPSLMKGNKSILDFRHFLDSAYQYRIKGSMPDKERGIQLKLNQSASVPASGQLMNINKNDQKHQLKKPKLVIISRSGSRALVNEDCLVTLAEEVGFRVEVSRPGRTTDLANMYHLLNESEVMVGVHGAALTHFLFLKPGSVFIQVIPLGTDSPAEACFGKPARELGLKYIGYKILPRESSLYNEYDKGDPVLTNPKTVNKKGWQYTKEIYLERQNVSLDMTRFHKRLLQAYDYSFKKINGQISYSQTTKLFNLC, from the exons ATGGTGCAGCGCCAGAGGTTCCATCAACTGAGAAAAGGCGAACCGCATGCCTTCGATGATGAAGAGGGGCATGGCAGGAAGAAGCCCAAGCTTTTCtacctccttctcctcctctctcttctctcttgcaGCTTTGTAGTGGTCCCTCAGCTGTTCGGTTCTAGTAGCCACTCTCTCT ATTCTTTCGGCGGGGACAGGGAAGGCGGGCGCGAGGACTACAATGCGAACGCCCCTCCCTGTTCTTCAATGTCTAATG GGACCATATGCTGCGATAGGAGCGGCTTTCGCTCTGATGTATGCATCATGAAAGGGGACGTAAGGACACACTCTCCCTCTTCTTCAGTCTTCCTTTATCTTTCGAAACAGCCAGGCGGGTTCGATGAGTTCATCTCAAGCGTTCACAGAGTGGCCGGAGGCCACGACGACGAGGAACTCCAGCATGAAAAGATAAGGCCCTACACGCGAAAATGGGAGAACATTGTCATGGATAAAATTGATCAGCTTGACCTTATTGTGAAGAAAGATACCATGGGCGCTCACCATCGGTGTGACGTCTGGCACGATGTTCCCGCTCTACTCTTTTCAACTGGAGGCTACACGGGTAACCTCTACCATGAATTCAATGATGGGATATTGCCGCTGTACATTACTTCACAGCATTTCAAGAAGGAGGTCGTGTTTATCATCCTTGAATATCACCATTGGTGGTTTACGAAGTATGAGAACATCGTTTCTCGCCTCTCAAACTATCCGCCTATCGACTTTAGTGGAGATAACAGAACCCATTGCTTCCCGGAGGCCATTGTTGGTCTGAAAATCCATGATGAGTTCACTGTGGATCCATCACTGATGAAGGGAAATAAGAGCATCCTCGATTTCAGACACTTCCTTGACAGTGCTTACCAGTACCGGATAAAAGGTTCAATGCCAGACAAGGAGCGAGGGATACAGCTGAAACTGAATCAATCGGCTTCAGTGCCAGCTTCAGGGCAATTGATGAACATTAATAAAAACGACCAGAAACACCAGTTGAAGAAACCGAAGCTAGTAATAATATCGCGAAGTGGGTCGAGGGCATTAGTTAACGAGGATTGCTTGGTTACATTGGCAGAAGAGGTGGGGTTCAGAGTAGAAGTTTCGAGGCCTGGTCGAACGACTGACCTGGCAAACATGTATCACCTACTTAACGAGAGCGAGGTTATGGTTGGTGTACACGGGGCCGCTTTGACCCACTTCCTCTTCCTGAAGCCTGGTTCCGTGTTCATCCAAGTCATTCCTTTAGGGACAGATTCGCCAGCTGAGGCATGCTTTGGCAAACCTGCAAGAGAGCTCGGTTTGAAGTACATTGGCTATAAGATTTTGCCTAGAGAGAGCTCGCTGTATAACGAATACGACAAAGGCGACCCCGTCCTTACAAATCCAAAGACCGTAAATAAGAAGGGATGGCAATACACTAAGGAGATCTATCTCGAGAGACAGAATGTCAGCCTGGACATGACGAGATTCCACAAGCGGCTGCTTCAAGCTTATGACTATTCCTTCAAGAAAATAAACGGTCAAATTAGCTACAGTCAAACCACCAAGTTGTTCAACCTTTGCTAA
- the LOC115731305 gene encoding xylan glycosyltransferase MUCI21-like, translated as MVHHQRFHQWRKGEAHIFDDEEHGFVVLDCASSGYKRKKPKLFYLLLISLLSCSFVLVPELFGSGRLSLLYSFGMDSEGALENYDANAPPCSSMSNGTICCDRSGFRTDVCIMKGDVRTHSPSSSVFLYSSKQTSRFIDLFSSFLGVAEDLDDEELQHEKIRPYTRKWESTTMGTIDELDLVVKKDIVGARHQCDVWHNVPAVFFSTGGYTGNIYHEFNDGILPLYITSQHFKKEVVFVILEYHSWWITKYGDILSHLTNHPPIDFSGDKRSHCFPEAIVGLKIHNELTVDPLLMKGKKSILDFRHLLDRAYWPRINGLIQDEEREMQLKLNHPPSSGPVREQSMKTTKQDQKPRLKKPKLVILSRSGSRALLNEDRLIKMAEDVGFKVEVLRPDRTTELARIYRMLNSSEVMIGVHGAAMTHFLFLKPGSVFIQVVPLGTDWAAETYYGEPARKLGLKYTGYEILPRESSLYSEYDKADPVLTDPKSVTDKGWEYTKKIYLDSQNVSLDMRRFGKRLLEAYDYSFTKINWHANLPLKFHSAVSLD; from the exons ATGGTGCACCACCAGAGGTTCCATCAGTGGAGGAAAGGCGAAGCCCATATATTCGACGACGAAGAGCATGGCTTCGTCGTGCTTGACTGTGCAAGCTCTGGCTACAAGAGGAAGAAGCCCAAGCTCTTCTACCTCCTCCTCATCTCTCTTCTGTCTTGTAGCTTTGTGTTGGTCCCTGAGCTGTTCGGTTCCGGtagactctctctcttgt ATTCTTTCGGCATGGACAGCGAAGGCGCTCTTGAGAACTACGATGCAAACGCTCCTCCTTGTTCTTCAATGTCTAATG GAACCATATGCTGTGACAGGAGCGGCTTTCGCACTGATGTGTGCATCATGAAAGGGGATGTGAGGACACACTCTCCCTCTTCTTCAGTCTTCCTTTATAGTTCCAAACAGACGAGCAGGTTTATTGACTTGTTCTCGAGCTTTCTCGGAGTAGCCGAAGACCTCGATGATGAGGAACTCCAGCATGAAAAGATAAGGCCATACACGCGAAAATGGGAGAGCACTACCATGGGAACTATCGATGAGCTAGACCTTGTTGTGAAGAAAGACATTGTGGGCGCTCGCCATCAGTGCGATGTCTGGCACAATGTACCCGCGGTGTTCTTCTCGACCGGAGGCTACACGGGTAACATCTACCATGAATTTAATGATGGGATTCTACCGCTGTACATTACTTCACAACATTTCAAGAAGGAGGTGGTGTTTGTCATCCTTGAATATCACAGTTGGTGGATTACAAAGTACGGGGACATCCTTTCTCACCTCACGAATCATCCGCCGATCGACTTTAGTGGAGATAAAAGAAGCCATTGCTTTCCTGAAGCCATTGTCGGTCTGAAAATCCACAATGAGCTCACGGTGGATCCGTTGCTgatgaaggggaaaaagagCATCCTCGACTTCAGACATTTACTTGACCGCGCTTACTGGCCGCGGATTAACGGCTTGATACAAGATGAGGAGCGAGAGATGCAGCTGAAACTGAACCACCCGCCTTCATCAGGGCCAGTGCGGGAGCAATCGATGAAAACCACTAAACAGGATCAGAAACCCCGACTGAAGAAACCGAAGCTAGTAATATTATCCCGCAGTGGGTCAAGGGCATTACTGAACGAGGATCGCTTGATAAAAATGGCAGAGGATGTAGGGTTCAAAGTCGAAGTATTGAGGCCTGATAGAACGACTGAATTGGCGAGAATTTATCGCATGCTTAATTCGAGTGAAGTTATGATTGGCGTACATGGGGCTGCTATGACCCATTTTCTCTTCCTGAAGCCCGGTTCTGTTTTCATCCAAGTTGTTCCTTTAGGGACAGATTGGGCGGCCGAGACATACTACGGTGAGCCTGCAAGAAAGCTTGGTTTGAAGTACACCGGGTATGAGATTTTGCCTAGAGAGAGCTCATTGTATTCTGAGTATGATAAAGCCGACCCAGTCCTTACGGATCCAAAGAGCGTGACAGACAAGGGATGGGAATACACGAAGAAGATCTATCTTGATAGCCAGAATGTGAGCTTGGACATGAGGAGATTCGGCAAGCGGCTGCTTGAAGCTTACGACTATTCCTTCACGAAAATAAACTGGCATGCCAATCTTCCGCTGAAGTTTCATTCAGCGGTTTCGCTTGATTAG